A region from the Aricia agestis chromosome 12, ilAriAges1.1, whole genome shotgun sequence genome encodes:
- the LOC121732640 gene encoding uncharacterized protein LOC121732640 produces the protein MTANGNGGNYAPLKQGLSDSESEDDQKLNNAKTMGSDSCNNLDFNSGLQSSKNYSMSDMDEYNTNANTVESTMDNVSFLQSDMSTKMSFPRRCAFIASILVCFFTVIIFLWCIPCSNVGSCSSNEWQEKTVSWENPYDEIELSGAVQVVDGALPHTKNLIFIYRGNHMKEEKSNSNDNVNGVILIVGSTGKVGWYTRESRIPTEINCNLIDVNRDKQKDCIVSGTEGLFAALNPLSGTYYWYIHKQGKIYSNIVSIDFPIVIKDTDKDQVNDLLTVASIHPSTNHNSLLAISGATGSIIGEPILLENCGMVKLLSDSDPITYMCKNGTLEEFHRIPYSLLYKKLFKLDQPTNQTVSTPKITKRVNVNLKKNIGNTREIFTNGPGKLVVENSGECPNSCRVSLKLMLEKNGTTNAAWEYSANHIFAMRPSSFAFANTIRGFVLKL, from the coding sequence ATGACAGCAAACGGAAATGGTGGTAACTACGCACCATTAAAACAAGGCCTCTCCGACTCCGAATCTGAGGACGATCAGAAACTAAACAATGCAAAAACTATGGGCTCCGATAGCTGCAACAATTTAGATTTCAACAGTGGTCTACAGTCGTCGAAGAATTACAGCATGAGCGACATGGACGAGTACAACACGAACGCGAATACCGTGGAGAGCACCATGGATAACGTGAGTTTCCTGCAGTCGGACATGTCTACGAAAATGTCATTTCCCCGCCGCTGCGCATTTATTGCGTCTATCTTGGTTTGTTTTTTCACGGTCATAATTTTCTTGTGGTGCATACCCTGCTCGAACGTGGGCAGCTGCTCCAGTAACGAGTGGCAGGAGAAAACCGTGAGCTGGGAAAACCCTTACGATGAGATCGAACTGTCGGGCGCCGTGCAGGTCGTGGACGGGGCTCTCCCTCACACAAAAAATCTCATTTTTATATATCGAGGCAACCACATGAAGGAGGAGAAGTCAAACAGTAATGATAATGTTAACGGTGTTATTTTAATTGTGGGTAGCACAGGGAAAGTCGGATGGTACACCAGGGAGTCAAGAATACCCACAGAAATCAATTGTAATCTGATAGATGTGAACAGGGACAAGCAGAAGGACTGTATTGTGTCTGGCACTGAGGGCTTGTTCGCTGCCCTCAACCCCCTATCGGGTACTTACTACTGGTACATACACAAGCAGGGGAAAATTTATAGTAATATTGTATCAATAGACTTCCCCATTGTCATCAAGGATACAGATAAGGATCAAGTGAATGATCTCCTCACAGTGGCGTCTATCCATCCTAGTACAAACCACAATTCCTTGCTCGCAATCTCAGGAGCTACGGGCAGCATCATCGGAGAACCTATTCTCCTAGAAAACTGTGGAATGGTTAAACTGCTTAGTGACTCTGATCCCATAACATACATGTGCAAAAATGGAACATTGGAGGAATTTCACAGAATACCCTATAGCCTATTGtacaagaaattatttaaattggacCAACCCACAAACCAAACTGTATCCACACCGAAAATCACTAAAAGAGTGAATGTAAATTTGAAGAAAAACATTGGAAATACAAGGGAAATATTCACAAATGGGCCCGGAAAGCTAGTTGTGGAAAATTCAGGTGAGTGTCCCAATTCCTGTAGAGTGAGCCTAAAGTTGATGCTGGAGAAAAATGGTACCACAAATGCAGCCTGGGAGTATTCTGCCAATCACATATTTGCCATGCGACCCAGCTCTTTCGCATTTGCAAACACCATACGGGGTTTTGTGCTGAAACTATGA
- the LOC121732642 gene encoding suppressor of cytokine signaling 2-like isoform X1 codes for MCLLEKREKLTPLNMTIATRLPSQNACVEVGVPLSNWSTGVACCPNCKHELRVSLACSKHVQSPVTPLTPTLTIQPTYLPHSPLYTPSSPLIPSPYNDELRRLADTLRALRLSGWYYGNLDWQGARNLLKDASVGAFLVRDSGDRNFIFSLSTQTERGPTSVRLHYEQGFFRLDCDRPLARYMPRFRCVVELVHYYIRMGERGTENTVWVDREGCQHSPVLLKSPLKKSPPSLLHLSRLAVHRTLDSNPLTPKLWTAPRHRLLPLPSTLIDYLGEYPYSI; via the exons ATGTGTTTATTGGAAAAGCGTGAAAAGCTTACTCCTCTAAACATGACTATAGCAACGAGACTGCCGTCACAAA ATGCGTGTGTTGAAGTGGGGGTCCCACTTAGCAACTGGTCGACTGGCGTTGCATGCTGTCCCAACTGCAAACATGAGCTGCGAGTGTCGCTGGCATGCTCCAAACACGTGCAGTCACCTGTGACACCCCTGACTCCGACATTAACCATCCAGCCGACTTACTTGCCACACTCACCACTCTACACTCCATCGTCACCGTTAATACCTTCACCGTACAATGATGAACTAAGAAGGCTAGCAGATACATTAAGAGCTTTAAGATTATCCGGATGGTATTATGGGAACCTTGACTGGCAG GGGGCGAGGAATCTTTTGAAGGATGCAAGTGTTGGTGCCTTCCTCGTCAGAGACTCGGGAGACCGGAATTTCATATTCTCACTCTCCACACAGACAGAGCGAGGTCCCACGTCGGTCAGACTTCATTATGAGCAGGGTTTCTTTAG gCTAGACTGTGACCGACCCTTAGCGAGGTATATGCCCCGGTTTCGATGTGTCGTCGAGCTGGTACATTACTACATAAGGATGGGAGAGAGAGGGACAGAGAATACAGTGTGGGTAGATCGGGAAGGCTGTCAACACTCCCCTGTCCTCCTCAAATCACCTCTGAAAAAATCACCACCGTCACTCCTCCACCTATCTCGGCTAGCAGTACATAGGACGCTCGACTCGAATCCCTTAACGCCAAAACTGTGGACGGCACCGAGGCATAGGCTCCTACCCCTGCCCTCGACGTTAATAGACTATCTCGGGGAATATCCATACTCAATCTAA
- the LOC121732642 gene encoding suppressor of cytokine signaling 2-like isoform X2, which translates to MVVKLPDACVEVGVPLSNWSTGVACCPNCKHELRVSLACSKHVQSPVTPLTPTLTIQPTYLPHSPLYTPSSPLIPSPYNDELRRLADTLRALRLSGWYYGNLDWQGARNLLKDASVGAFLVRDSGDRNFIFSLSTQTERGPTSVRLHYEQGFFRLDCDRPLARYMPRFRCVVELVHYYIRMGERGTENTVWVDREGCQHSPVLLKSPLKKSPPSLLHLSRLAVHRTLDSNPLTPKLWTAPRHRLLPLPSTLIDYLGEYPYSI; encoded by the exons ATGCGTGTGTTGAAGTGGGGGTCCCACTTAGCAACTGGTCGACTGGCGTTGCATGCTGTCCCAACTGCAAACATGAGCTGCGAGTGTCGCTGGCATGCTCCAAACACGTGCAGTCACCTGTGACACCCCTGACTCCGACATTAACCATCCAGCCGACTTACTTGCCACACTCACCACTCTACACTCCATCGTCACCGTTAATACCTTCACCGTACAATGATGAACTAAGAAGGCTAGCAGATACATTAAGAGCTTTAAGATTATCCGGATGGTATTATGGGAACCTTGACTGGCAG GGGGCGAGGAATCTTTTGAAGGATGCAAGTGTTGGTGCCTTCCTCGTCAGAGACTCGGGAGACCGGAATTTCATATTCTCACTCTCCACACAGACAGAGCGAGGTCCCACGTCGGTCAGACTTCATTATGAGCAGGGTTTCTTTAG gCTAGACTGTGACCGACCCTTAGCGAGGTATATGCCCCGGTTTCGATGTGTCGTCGAGCTGGTACATTACTACATAAGGATGGGAGAGAGAGGGACAGAGAATACAGTGTGGGTAGATCGGGAAGGCTGTCAACACTCCCCTGTCCTCCTCAAATCACCTCTGAAAAAATCACCACCGTCACTCCTCCACCTATCTCGGCTAGCAGTACATAGGACGCTCGACTCGAATCCCTTAACGCCAAAACTGTGGACGGCACCGAGGCATAGGCTCCTACCCCTGCCCTCGACGTTAATAGACTATCTCGGGGAATATCCATACTCAATCTAA